From a region of the Cryptosporangium phraense genome:
- a CDS encoding glycosyltransferase family 2 protein codes for MAEPPVVIDVVLPCLDEAASLPMLLTRLPSGYRPIVADNGSTDGSAEVARLHGATVVHVPERGFGAAAHAGLLVATAEVVCFLDADGSLDPQQLPRVAGPVVNGLADLVLGRRRPTVRAAWPWHARVGNRVLARRLRRRTGVPLRDLGPMRAARRASLLGLELRDRRFGYPLEMVTSAAAAGWRIAEVEVDYAPRTAGSRSKVTGTVAGTARAVLDMSRVLAR; via the coding sequence ATGGCTGAACCACCTGTGGTGATCGACGTCGTCCTGCCGTGCCTGGACGAGGCCGCTTCCCTTCCGATGCTGCTGACCCGCCTGCCTTCCGGCTACCGGCCGATCGTCGCCGACAACGGCTCGACCGACGGATCGGCCGAGGTCGCGCGCCTCCACGGCGCGACGGTCGTGCACGTCCCCGAGCGGGGCTTCGGCGCGGCCGCGCACGCCGGGTTGCTCGTCGCGACGGCTGAGGTCGTGTGCTTTCTGGACGCCGACGGGTCGCTGGATCCGCAGCAGTTGCCGCGGGTGGCCGGGCCGGTCGTGAACGGGCTGGCCGACCTGGTGCTGGGCCGCCGCCGGCCGACCGTCCGGGCGGCGTGGCCGTGGCATGCCCGGGTCGGGAACCGGGTGCTGGCCCGGCGGTTGCGTCGTCGGACCGGGGTGCCGCTGCGTGATCTGGGCCCGATGCGGGCGGCCCGGCGGGCGTCGTTGCTGGGGTTGGAGCTGCGGGATCGGCGGTTCGGGTATCCGCTGGAGATGGTGACGTCGGCGGCGGCGGCCGGGTGGCGGATCGCCGAGGTCGAGGTGGACTACGCGCCGCGGACGGCCGGGAGCCGGTCGAAGGTGACCGGGACCGTGGCCGGGACGGCTCGGGCGGTGCTCG